In Takifugu flavidus isolate HTHZ2018 chromosome 1, ASM371156v2, whole genome shotgun sequence, the DNA window AGAACAGTAAAATCAAGGGGAAAGACAGCAGATGAGGAAAACAAACTtgtaataaaatacataaaagcTCAACATTGGATTGATTAGACAATTGCAATCCATCTGTCTTCTTAAACTCAATCAGCTCATTCTGgccttctgctgctgtgctgcaatAACTGTTCCCTGAGGACgggtaaaaagagaaaaggaaggCCATGTGCAGACGAAAAAATGGACGAGTCATTTCAATGCTTTCagtgttgaaattaaaatgttctGGATAAATCACAGGGTTTACTTTAATCTGAAGCGCTATAATGAGAGTAAATTTGTTATTAACTATTCAAACAAGTATTTCACTCCATGTAATGCCTCATAAATGTGCTGCCTGGAGGAAAAGTTGAAATTCTGGCTCAAATAAAACCAGACTAGATCACAGATCCCTTTGCCTGATTAACATTTAATACAGACATGGTTTCAAATTTACCAATTCGTACACAAACAATATGTACGAGGCGACAAGTGTGAAGGACTAACTACACATAAAACCTATCTTGGATGGCCCGAAGTCACCATGAAGCACAGATGAACTCTCAGCAGCACGTACTGCATTTGTCTTTTGATGGCCTAAAATAGATGACTGGACCAAAACACAGCCACAACTCTATAGGCGAACACATATCAACAAGCACACAATGGTGCACTCAAACAGACACTTTCCCCAGCCCAACAAAAGCAGATAGTACGCGGGTATGACAACTTGTGAACGACAAAATGCCACCTGACAAGATTTCGAGGGACGGTTGAGCTCCAGCAGATTACAGAGATCTTTATCTTTTCATAAAGCAGAGTGCAGCATTTAAGTGCCAACGACTGAGAATACAATCTGAATTGTAAAGTGTGTCACAGCCATTACATGGAGATGTAGGGCCAGTAATGGTGGGAGTAATTGTGTGATGACAGTTTCACTGCACAGTGACATTCTCCAGGGCATTGTCATCATGACAGGTAATATGGGTCCATTGGGAATTGGGTTTGCCTTACAGTTAGAGTTTCTTCTTCATAAACAGCACCCCCAAACCCTGATCCATCTTTACTTACAGCTCTGTCAAACCCCAGAAGTCACAGTGGCTTTTCACTATAGCTGTGGGTCTGAGTGAGGTAATTAGATGTTAATGTGATATAATGGAATCATGGCAGGCTGTTACATGGGGAGAAATGCAGACCTTCGCACCAGCTCCCTGCAAAAAGCACAATTGCTTAAAAATCAAAACATGCTGTCAGCGACTCACCTAAGCAGCAGAAAATGCCCTGACTTTGGAATACATTACAATGGTAATTGCTCTGGCGAAATTACCTTGTCTGAGATGAGCTCCAACAGACATCTGAGACACGTGTGTCGATTGGCTCAATTTCATGATCATTGGGAAGCTGAAATCAAGGCCTTGAGAGGGAATCAACAGGGAAATTGACATAAACATCTTGTCGGGAAGATTACATTGAACGTTTGAGGAAGCTTCGCTTTGTTGGTATGAATCTATTTAAAGTGAAGGGACACTTTAAACTGTTCTTCAGGTGGGGGCTGAAATATTTCTCACGGCAGGTCGCCTGCCTTGCGAAAACAAAGTAGAAATGGATAAAATGTATACAAATTGTACGTTTTATGAAAAATTCTCAATAGGATGATGCCTGGTTCATAAATTAACCTTCTAAATAAGTttactttttcctctttgagaGACactctggcaaagactgagtgaaatgactaaagagagaaaacaatagCATCATACGCTGACTCCACCTCTGATTGTTAGTTGTGgctcttcctgtctgacctTTTCCTTACTGCTATCTGGCCGGCGTGAGTTAAAATGCCTCTCGTGTCTCTGATCTGATGAGGATCACCTTCATCCGTTTGAAAGGTGATTTCCGAGCAAAATTGTTTTTCCGAACACATGCTGCTTGAGCCGAGAGCACATTTTTCCAGCATGTTAACAAACATGTAATTTCCATAAACACGTCCAGTAATTGACAACTTGATTTGGGCTCTGCCAGGAATCTGACAGACAGTTCTTGGCTGCTTTTAATGCAGGCAGCACAGACTTAAGGCCTCACCAGGCTGTAATGAGCTTCTCGGGGCTTTGTCTGGATTAGAACACCCAACACGGGCAAAACTCACACACAAATCCCATCTGGCATTTCTTatcttgttaaaaaaaaggtcttaTACAGTAACTCACCATTACATTCAAATCATTTAATACCACACAGGAATTTtattacaaatataaatatgctTTGACGGCAGGGGAGGTGATTCCAGTCCCACCTCAGACAAGGTGTCTCCAGACACGATGCAGTCTTTTAAAAATTACACAGGTGTGTTGTAAAATGCGTGTGTACTGAAACAACTGAGACACTGCAGGCAGTGCAAGCAGGAGGTAGCAAGCACTGCCCGCTCTGAAGCCTCGGGCACGATGGTCAATGGAAAAGAAAGCTGTGATTTGTCCTGAAAATGATTCCGTCTGTCAGGATTCACATGCGTCAAAGTGGAAAACATGATTCTAAAATCAAACATTCGACAGTTACAGACACAAGCAATGGACTTCTTTTTTTCGCTGCACCAGAGACAAGACCCTGCAGCGTCTCCAAGCAAAGgcctcaacatcagcagcacctTCAAAGGTTATTCTCCACCTCAAAAGCAGCAAAGAGATGGCTGTGAGCACAAGAGGGAAAATAGAGTCTGATGAATCTGTATTGAACAGTGCACGGAGGGTGTTAATACATATTAATGGTGACAGGAATATTTGCAAGTGAATACACAAGTAAAAGGGATTAAACATAACTCTCCACAGAAGGGGAGGTATCATCACACCCATTGTGGCGTGGGACTCGGCCATATCAGATTCATCCTCATGCACATTGCCAGCAAACACTAAGCCCTTATCTCTCCGCTGGGCCTCTCTGGAGAGTTTACAATTTCTCGCTTCGTTGGAGCCTGAGCTTAGCTTGTTACCGGCACAAAGGACGAGAGGTGGTCTGGTTGAGAGCACAAAGCCGCCCTCACCTCTGGACGGACACATTTCCCGCAGATAACGGACGACTTGTTGGACAGCAGCACTTGAGTGTCCCTGAGCAGGGCATTAATATGACGGCCGCGCGTTCTGAGCAGGCTGGGACTCGCAGCAAAGTTTGAGAAATGACACGTCACTCCGACAGAAACAGATCAATATTAATGAAGAGCGTTAGGAGCAGAGGGACAGATGTGCTCTGGTCCCTGGAGACACCCCGCTCCTCTGCTAGGGAGGCAGCTCTCTGACCAGACAAGCATCAGCAACTCGCTCCCAAGAGAACCAGAGCAGATAGGAAATGAGGGGAGTTGCACCTTTAAGCATGTTAGAAGACATAGGGCAGagttttcaaataaatgaatccaTCTCGCAGGCTCTCCATGTCTGCAAAGCGTGATAAACACCCATTTTCTGACCAAATACTGTAATTCGGTAGCTCGAACGCTGTCGTGACAGAAACTGGACGGACAATGTGTCAGTGCTCTGTGGTCGAGTCAGTGCTGAGCGAACATAACTTCGAACACAAGTCATATTGGATTGCGGTGGTCTTACAGCAGGTTTCCCGGTAACAGCAACTTGAGCAGACATGTTGCTGAGACAGCTCTGGCATTGTTTTCTGGGACACAGTGAAATTCTATTTTGAGTTTTACTTGGTGCGGTAATTATCTGCATTGTTGGtgagaataaagaaaataaagtgcaTGAATATGTGCCGGTCAATTGGATTCTGTCAGTTCAAGCAGAATTGGGCACACAAGCGAGTTGCTTGCCAGCTTGTAATAACGATGCTGTTTGCGTGGAACAATTTCCCCTCTAAAACAGCTCATCAACAGCAGAGAGTCTGTCACCCGGGGTATGGAGTGACAAGTCTTCTGCATCTCTGTCTGTTATTAACATGTCTCTTACGACAAGCTCAATTATCTGACACTGCCCGTAATTTCCATTCCTTTTTCTGGCACAATGTAAAGTTCCTCTCCTTCATTTTCAAAGCTGGTCGTTTCGGATCTGGCAAATACTGATATAAGACGTGTGGGTGGAGGAAGTGAAAACTGGGGAAAAACATTTGCAATCAGAGCAAAGTTCCTATGTGGAGTCTTTGATGAATCCTGGTGTTTGTGGTCTGGAAAAGATAAAAGTCTGTTGGAAACTGGCGTGGACTAGCTACATGGAGCGTGCCACACAAATAGATTGAGtggggtttatttttttgtcttttaagaCGTTGTGTTTTATATGGCACCAATTATGAGACAAATATTAATGAGAAAAGCTCCCGGTGGTGATGAGATTATGTTGTAAGTACCTCAGTAGTACATCCACGGTGGCAGCAGCCCTCACAGAGCAGCGTGGGAGTGAAGAGGAGAGCAGACTTCAGGTAAATTGGTAATCAGAACGCTGCCTGTGTGACCTCCTGGTCTCTACGTCTTGGAAGCTGCAacggtgaaagaaaaaaaaaatcatttgctGCTCCCTGACAACAAGTCTTGATTAAATAATGCAAAAGCTTTTCATTTTAATCAACCATTCAGGTTTTTACAGAACTGCCTAATGATTATTCTAAGATGACAATCTAGCAATAATTGAATGACTTGACTTAAATGGAGGATAAATGTAATTCAAATAAGTAACCCCatattctttattttctgacacaGACAATTTAGACCTTTTATAGTTAACTCCACCTTTTTTATCATACGGGGTCTCAAGTCTGAAAAGTTTATGGTTAGGAGCATGCTAGCTGATGATTTGGGGGCTAGTTTGGAAACATTATGTTTAAATGTGGATCCTGATGGTCTGACGAGGTTACGTGACTGCCTCAAATCTTAAAGCTAGACTGCCTCCACCTATAGAGGGAGGGACCAGTgataaaaaagtgaaaatgttccGGGGAAGTGAAATATCGCTGGGAGTAGGAGTGTCTGGGTTGCTGTGGGGGAACGTTAGAGGAAGTGGTAATGATGACAGCTCTAACCCAGTGCAGGCGCACTAAAGCATGGCACGTTGGTCAATTGCCCAGAACCCATTACTTCTCCCCTGAGACCAACCTTGTAATGTGCTAGGTAACTTCTATAAAAGATTGACCTATTGTCAACAGAAAAATCTCTCAGCTTCTCCACCCGGATACATGTGTACCTCACAAGGTTACACAGGCACGTTATGAAGGAGCCTGCCTATGTGAAAACACCTTTTTGTGGTGCTACTTGTTCCGCTTGCATGTCATGCTGGTGCTGTGGACTGCACAGCTGCATTGGCAACAGCCTCAGACAACAGCGCTCCCTGTAAAATTCACCACATCGTGCCTCTCTCTGGGAGTAGCTTTTACGTTTGTGACTGAGTTGGAGATGGGAAGAGAATGACCTTGGGTGCCAGTTCCTGTCTCATCTGCAGACAGCCACTGTTTGACCACTATCTACCAGATGCATTCTATCCGACACTTCTAACAATAGTATAAATGGGACGAAAATTGAGCTCACCTTAAAGGCGGACTTCACTCCTCTTGAAGGCTGAAAGCCCTGGATGAGTCCAGTGCCCAGAGGCAGCTCAGAGTCCTTGTTTTGCTCCCTGAGACACGTGTAATCAGAGAGAAAGTCCTGCACAGATTACAGTCTTCAATCAGTCATTGGGGAAAATGATATGTACATCATTGTCTCTGCTGCACATCGCCGCCACTGTCAGCCCGCATGCATATTACCTGTGTCAAAGCTGCCAGGGACATGACGAGAGAAACTGAGAGCCATCACAGAGCCGCCACTCAGAGGGGTGTCAGCTCCGAAAGCAGCAGCCGCATTTGGTCTCCATGGGGACCCTTCTGTGACCTCCAGGATGTGGTTGACGCCACTTAATGTACGTTTTCAGAGACTAAAAAAGATCGCTCTTCTTGCTTGAGATCCTGAATAATACAGGGAAGTTGAAGCCGCTGTCGCGTTTGACCTTGAGGCACGCAGTAACGACAGAGTCATTACGTAGAGTTAGGAAACTCCGCGACCGCTGTGAAGAATGGCTAAAAATGATCGTTCCCAATCTTCTCATATTCTCAACATCATCTTATGCAATTGTCTCTTCGATAAAAACAGGCGCATGCTGTGTACGAGCACAAAGACCATAATGTGGAAAATCTGGTGGAGGTGACACAGTTGGAcctgggaaaaacacacacacacacacacagtcaatgcagaacagcaggagagagaaatTTGACaataaagaaagcaaagacCGATCAAATTTAATTCCAGCCTCCTGAAAAACACAGTCAGACTGTACAGCAATTTCCCTGAAACAAGAGGGTTTAATTTGAAGCGATGAATGGCACCTCTGCAGGTTTCCATTTGTGCCATCACACACATCTTTGAGTTTAAACGTCTATAATTgtgccataagaaactaaaaaACCACACAAACTTAAGCCACGGCCGACGGGTTTACATAATGGCCACCGTCCTGCAGCAGGTATGGGTTCACCTTGAGGAGCCCGCATCTCCACGCAATGTCAACGTGAGCACTTTTCTTGCTCTGTGCTTCTGCTTGATGCCGTCGGTCCTGCTGGGGCTGCAGAGGGAGGTCACCAAATTGGCTCTGGAATTCAAACAAAGGTGCTGACCTTCTGCTAAACCGGCCACATTGAGAAGAGGGAGAATATCGGGTTATTGAGTTGACCCATGCTGCGTTTCCTGCCCAGGAAGAATGTCGGCCGTCTGCAGTTGATCAAGGGCAAGAGTGCGGCAGGAATATCCAAACACTTTTCTGTGTCGTCTCAAATGCACTAATGGCTCGTGATGGAAAAGGCCTAAACCATCAGCAACCTGCTGCAAACAAAATATTAAACAGGAGTGTAAGAGATGTTTCAGTTGTGAAAAGGAAATAATATGGAGTCTTTATGCttcaaattcatatttacaaATGCATGCAGCTGAATAACCCCGAGATTTCATTGCCCTGTATGTTCAAGTTGTTGGTTCCttgagaaaaaagggaaaataataGTCACTTTGTCAAATTGCAGGCCTATCTTTCAACAACTCAGGCAAAACAGTTCAAATTGGAGATGGATAGGGAATGAGCAGCTCTTCCGTCTGAGCTTTTGGTATATTTGGGACAGTATGATAACTAAATCATTTCTGCCAACATGTCATATTACCTCCCAGCGGCGAAGAGCCATAATCCGACTGGCATTTGGAATTCTGACTGTGGTGCAGCTGCAACGATTATTTCATGATTACAGTATTCCTCTGCACTTATTGTAGTGATGCATTTTTTCTGTGGCAATTTAAAGGAAAGTTGAGTCTTTTGCACAGTCTTTCAGAGAGCTGCGAGACCCTAAACCATGTGTTGGGATTCAGGCGCTCACAACTTGTGATGTAAACACCAGGACAGACCACCACAATGCAAAACTCTGAGCTTGTTAGAAATATTGAGCCAGGAAACTTCTCCGAGCtcaaaatacaggaaaaaagtCTTCTTCTGAATCTTCTTGtctatgattattattattattgttgttgtgatttcttcctcttttctcaaTAACAACTCCTCAGATGGTGCCGACGGCTCTGCTGAACAAAGATTTAAGTCCTGGAGGGGAGCGTTATTACAATATTCAGATTACCAAGCATGGCAAATTAATTGGACTAATTAACGTACAAGTAAATGATGATACCGTTAACACATTTCATTAACTTAAACTGTCATTCTGCGTTCCTGGTGCACTTGGTACTGCATTACAATGAAATGGATTCATTAAATTATGCAAATGAACACAGTGAGAGAAGGTACGAGGCCCTTTTAGCGTTATAGACCACATATTCCGTCTCGTTTTCATCAAATCATTTCAAAAGCTTCTTGGGCTGATTTACCCCATAAGGCTTCTCACTGATGTTTATTACGACGGCAGGGATCACCGGTAGGATGCAGCGTAAAACATTTAGCTCACTTTGAAGAAAATGGCACCGGTAACAGCAATAAAATAGCAACAGTGCCTAATTAGAAAAATGCCCCGTGTACTGCATCAAGGGACAGGCTGAGCAGGATGGGCCGCTAATACggaattaaaatattaatatcGTCGTTTCATGAGTGACTGTGTTCAGATGATTTCCACTTACAAACAAGACAGATCATTTATAACCCTCTCCTGATTAACTACCCTATGAATGCCCACCATAAAGCCAGGAGCCGTTCGTCATCACGAGGTTTGTGTCAAGTCATGAGACGGTTCTGGAGCAGCCGAGGACGCTCCTGACATTTCGCTCTGACAATAACTCGTGGTTAATTAAGGGTCTGCACCTCTAGTTGGCCTCCGTGGCTTCTGCCTTCATCCTGGCAGCTTCATATGAGTGAGGTCAAGGGTCAAATATAGCTCCTGTCCCGCTCCCTTGGCTGTAGTGACATCTACTGGACTCCAAACCACGACGGTCACGTTTCCTTTCCCTCGTCAACTCGAAACTGCACAAcaataatatataaaaacagTAAACCCAAACTGCAAGGAAGAACCGGGTTATATTGATGTTTTATCCACATATTTATACACAAGAATAAACCCTCAGTGTTTAGTACATAACATAAAAATGCTATTCGAGTGTTTCAACAGAATCGTGTTATTTGAGTCAAAGGGCAACATATAATCAAACATGACACCATAATTTACTGGATGTGAACAGCCGGAGTTCagaggtaaaataaaaaaaatcaaacgaGGAAGGAAATGGCAGATGTTAAAGCGTAAGAATGGAGACAGGAACGCTGCGGATAATGTGAGTGACAGGGAAAGACGGCCTCTTAAAGGTACACAAAACAGTATAAAAAAGGATTAAACAAGACAATAATAAAGAGAAACAGTACCACTTTTAGTAACACGATTGCTGTGACGGAACAGAAGGAGGTAAAATACTTAATGAGCTGTTACCCATGAAATAAAGGAGGTCATAAGTATTGCATTGAAGCTAAATCATGGTGAGGTTCCACGAGCACGGGTAAGATGGAGACAGCTAAAGTCAAATCCAGCTTTTGGTCCATCAAGATTTCATGATGCTCCTCATGTCCCATGAAGTTACAGGGGTGATTTTAATAATAGCACACAGTCACAAGTCACCCTGAGTTTGTAGTCAAATTTGgcaattttcctttaaaaaaaaaaaaagaaagaaagaaggaagagtATGGTACTTTGAGTTAAAGTCCTCCTAAaaagattttataaaaacaCTCTGACATTACATCATTGAAATATTTTGGACTCATATAAACACAGTTATCATGTAAAGCCCGATATAAATAGCTGTTCAGTCAAAATATTTAATAAGCAATTAATATGCATCAGAAAGAGTAAATGTTCACGAAGgtttaaaatacaaattttgattgttttgattttacctgcaaaacacttttcttttttaatttaacacAGGGGGCTTTACCAGCTGTAAGccgaaaaggtgtgtgtgtgtgtgtgtgtgtgtgtgtgtgtgtgtgtggtgggggggtgataaaaCTGTATGTATAACATAAAAAATCAAAGACGAATGGACGTATGCAGTGAGACCGATCAATTTAGCTCTAGTGTGTAGTttcaacattaaaaaacaaaccccaattAAAATTGCTCAAGTAATCAAAGTTTTGctgaaaacacattaaaatacatattaaaagaaaatggcGTCCAAATTTAAATCTATGTAATATTGTACAAAATAAGGCATTTCCTTGTGTGTTTACTGCAATGTCTTTATCTTATTCGTTACTTGGATCTTCCTCAGTATAAACTGAGGAAGGACGCGGATCAACtatttatgttaaaatatatatatgtatatttcatttcagcttttcttcaaaagaataaaaatacagGTAAGGAGTATACAGTATGATGGAGGTGGCAGAAGTTCACGACATCACTCCATGACTTCGCTGGCCGCTACCGTGGTGACGAGCTGCAGCGGGATCTCTGCGTTGGCCAGGATGTCCTGGGCGTtgctggaaccctgctggaTGTTGGTGAGGATGAGGGTGGTCCCGCCCGCCGTGGCGATGATACTGTCCGAGGACCCCGTGGATTCCATGGAGGCCACCACGGAGCCGCCCGAGTTCATGCCTTTTTTGTTCTGGTGAGTTTTAATGTGCTTCGCCAGGTGGTCGCTCCGCATGAAACGCTTGGAACATTCGGGGCAGACGAACTTCTTCTCTCCTGTCACAGACAACAGAGACCATGCTGAAGAGACTCAAACGCTTTGATGAAGTACAGTGATttgaaaatgcttcttttttggctggaaaacaaaaaacaagtcaCCTACGAAATAAATACTTGCCAGCCCAATAAGTCAGGTCACAATGCTGCCGAATTATAATGAGTTAATATTAACCAGGGAGAAGGAAAGCTTTAGTGATAtgtccaaaaaagaaagaaatttacTAAATGATCACtaaagaaacacagaaaaaacagttttactgCGTTTGTGCACCAATTCATGCAAAAGTTTAGCGCTGAATATCATACTAAGACTTTCTGAAAGGCTTTAACAATCTCATGTAAGGTGACATCATTCATGGAAAATGGACCAAAACAGAAACCTGCCAATCAAAAGAGTCGatgctgcagcctgacagcagctgttCCTACTAATAACACGAGTTTACACTCAGAAAAAGGTTCTTTGGGTTGATGTAACTGCCTTCTTATATTTCAAAATTGATGTCACATCTATTTAATCAGAATCTCAATGTTGTTTTGATAGATAAGAACTAAAAACAGATTTAACCACACTCCTAGATGTCAAACCAATTCCTTATTTGGCATTTTAACAACTCCAATTCCAGAACTGTTGGTGATTATTTACACGGCGAGTCACTTGGTCTCCAGCTGTTTCCAGCAGAGAACGGTACCTGTGTGTGTTCTCCGGTGTCTTTGTAGCTCATCGCTGCGTGTGAACCTCTTGCCACACAACATCCAGCTGCACACAAAAGGCCTTTCCCCTGAATGCCAGCGCAGGTGTGCGCGCAGGTGGGAAGTCTTTCCGTACACTTTCCCACAGCCAGCAATGTGGCAAatgtgctgcttcttcttccctGTGCTGGATCCTCTGTGACAAACGAGTGAGGAATGTGAGTGTCctgcttttcatttcctctgcagaTGAGGGAAGTAAACGCGCCACCAGTACTTACTCACCTTCCACCCGACTCTTTACAGTTGGGGCAGGTACAAGCCACCCTTCGCAGCCTCTTCCCCTCCTGACCGATCTGGTCATCTTCGTCTACCAATCTGCCGCGAAGGTGAGACAAATCGCTTGTGTTGAGGGTGGAATCCGTACTCAGCTGCCAGTCGGGCTCTTCCTTTATCTGAATGTCTGGAGGAAGAAACACGTCGTTACGGGTCAATCTGTGGATACATCTTTATAGAAATGAAAGCGCTGCTTTACCCCCAAGGGTGTCTGCTTCTCCTTCATTCAGGGCCACCGAGTTGACCGTTACTGTCTGAAGGTTGGGGATCTGTCCTGTCCCGATGCTGACTGGAGTGGATCCCAGGGACAGGGTCTGGACTGGAGCGAGGGTAATCTGCTGGTGTGGCGTTGTGGgcagctgcaggttctgcagaTTCTGTACCCCCTGCACCTGAAACGTCTGCCACTGTATCTGCCCTGACGGCGTGACTGTCTGAGCCTGAATGATGAACGTTCCTGGGTTGATCAGCTGGACGTTTTGCAGCCCCTGCCCACCGGGGGTCACTGACTGGATCACCTGACCGTTGGTGGTCTGGATGggcacctgctgcagctggattaTGGGCTGAGCGGAGGACACCTGGATGTTTTGGTCCTGGTTCTCTTGAATGAAACCGTCCTGGAGACCGGAACTGGAGTTGGTTTGCGCTGTAGTCACTGACGACAGGGAAGTATCCTGTGTCAGCAGAGCTGATTCACTCACTGGAATGTGGAGCTGAGACTGAGAGGAAGACGTTGGCACATATATCTCACGATTTGCATTTGCATTCACTGGAAGTGTCTGTGAGAGGTGATTATCCGTCTTTACTAGGTTCTGGGAGCCATCCACAGGTTGGTTTGCCATAATTAGCTGGCCATCGGCCGTAACCCCTGTTGCTATAGTCTGAGCACCAGACAGGCCCAGCGAGTCCAAGTCCACACTGTTAATGGGAACAAATGTAATGTTCCCGGGCAAACCCACAGGCACATTAGTAACAACCTGACCTTGGTTGTTGAAGGTGGAGCTGCCGATAGAAACCCCCTGGATCTGCTGGACATTACCAGTCTGTGATATGAGGTTCTGGTTGTTAAGGATGTTTGCAGCTGATGACACATTAAGAGTCTGGCTCCCATCGGGCAAAATGTGGATTTGCCCCGTCGCATCCTGAGCCAGACCTGCTCCTTCCATGTTGGAAGTGGAGAAACTCAGCTGTCCGTCCGCAGTCTGAATCTGA includes these proteins:
- the sp3a gene encoding transcription factor Sp3a, encoding MAASEQPMKPDDMAALDGQSGFLQQEDTGNQASDPSTQLTGTDRWEVLTPTSEKDESGMIQIQSQGIFTSNGQYVLPLQNLQSQSVFVTSGTDTSSATSVPNIQYQVIPQIQTADGQLSFSTSNMEGAGLAQDATGQIHILPDGSQTLNVSSAANILNNQNLISQTGNVQQIQGVSIGSSTFNNQGQVVTNVPVGLPGNITFVPINSVDLDSLGLSGAQTIATGVTADGQLIMANQPVDGSQNLVKTDNHLSQTLPVNANANREIYVPTSSSQSQLHIPVSESALLTQDTSLSSVTTAQTNSSSGLQDGFIQENQDQNIQVSSAQPIIQLQQVPIQTTNGQVIQSVTPGGQGLQNVQLINPGTFIIQAQTVTPSGQIQWQTFQVQGVQNLQNLQLPTTPHQQITLAPVQTLSLGSTPVSIGTGQIPNLQTVTVNSVALNEGEADTLGDIQIKEEPDWQLSTDSTLNTSDLSHLRGRLVDEDDQIGQEGKRLRRVACTCPNCKESGGRGSSTGKKKQHICHIAGCGKVYGKTSHLRAHLRWHSGERPFVCSWMLCGKRFTRSDELQRHRRTHTGEKKFVCPECSKRFMRSDHLAKHIKTHQNKKGMNSGGSVVASMESTGSSDSIIATAGGTTLILTNIQQGSSNAQDILANAEIPLQLVTTVAASEVME